One Clostridium novyi NT genomic window carries:
- a CDS encoding transcription repressor NadR, whose product MDSEKRRQHIKEMLNNNIEPKKGQDIASELGVTRQVIVKDIAILRATGMNIIATPQGYVIPKSQNNTIEKIIAVHHEREDIDEEMQCIVKYGGIIKDVIVEHPFYGEIKAMMMVKNLYDVQKFIKNLNSNKAQPLLALTKGVHLHTIEVDKKENMDKIIEELSSKGFIIK is encoded by the coding sequence GTGGATTCAGAAAAAAGAAGACAACACATAAAGGAAATGCTAAATAATAATATTGAGCCTAAAAAAGGTCAAGACATTGCGAGTGAGCTTGGTGTAACAAGGCAAGTTATAGTAAAGGATATAGCAATATTAAGAGCTACAGGTATGAATATAATAGCAACTCCCCAAGGATATGTTATACCTAAATCTCAAAATAATACTATAGAAAAGATAATTGCAGTACATCATGAAAGAGAAGATATAGATGAAGAGATGCAATGTATTGTAAAGTATGGTGGCATTATAAAAGACGTTATTGTGGAACATCCATTCTATGGAGAAATAAAGGCTATGATGATGGTTAAAAACCTATATGATGTTCAAAAGTTTATAAAAAATCTAAATAGCAATAAGGCACAACCTTTATTAGCACTTACTAAAGGAGTTCATTTACATACAATTGAAGTTGATAAAAAAGAAAATATGGATAAAATCATTGAGGAATTGAGTAGCAAGGGGTTTATAATTAAATAA
- a CDS encoding UPF0182 family protein — MRKNKVLIGLFFCIALTVIFLKKIVNVIINIKWFREVGYLSVYLKRFTSVISLFILVFLICFVAIKTYCRSIKKNLSKNESFIDVDIESKSKGKKIINALTLIISLFIALNFSLGYWDKILEFMNSSKFNVKDPIFNMDISFFIFKLPLIESIYNSLLSLLILLAVITVIVYMFLNIKDRVTLGHKIDRNFININNFKSGITKFAGKQLAILGALLLLCISVGYLIKAWNLSYSPRGVAFGASYTDTKITLKFYIAISIVSIISSIIVAFSILKSKVKPIISCVILIAVLVISERVVSGAWQMLVVKSNERRLETPFIEYNMKYTKKAFGIANVKEQLYPLTNVLNKKSLENNKETINNIKINSVGQALEFYNQVESKKNYYIFNDIDIDRYKINGKYNQVFIAPREIDYEKLQEKANTWQNKHLTYTHGYGVVMSKVNSVTAEGKPDFVIKDMPLVNTSGVEIKDPRIYYGEKTNEYAIVNTKLNEMDYLKDSGENATKNYDGDSGIKMSFINRILFAINKGDMKFLLSSDITSDSRILMNRNIVNRVKKIAPFLKYDNNPYIVINNGKLYWVIDAYTVSNAYPFSEPIGDINYMRNSVKVIIDAVNGTTNFYIIDKNDPIISTYSKIFPGLFKNESEIKEGFREHFKYPQDYFAIQCKAMERYHVKNSGTFFSGQNVWDVAKTQKDIDGKKSVNEASYLIMKLPGEKNEEMILLQYFNQYQRENMIALFGARMDNSNYGNLVLYKFPTTKSETVNSPILFKQKIKQDTTISKELSLWDAKGSQVQFGDTMIIPIDNSLLYVEPLYLRADSERSIPEMKRVIVAYGDKLILAENIEKALSQLFDYDKKNDAKEEVILNKKESVPDELKDAKELYEKAIEAQKQGNWAEYGENIKRLGDILNKLNHPK, encoded by the coding sequence ATGAGAAAGAACAAGGTACTTATTGGATTATTTTTTTGTATTGCATTAACAGTAATTTTTTTAAAAAAAATTGTTAATGTAATAATTAATATTAAATGGTTTAGGGAAGTTGGATACTTATCTGTATATTTAAAAAGATTTACTTCTGTAATTTCACTATTTATATTAGTATTTTTAATATGTTTTGTAGCTATTAAAACTTATTGTAGAAGTATAAAGAAAAATTTAAGTAAAAATGAATCTTTTATAGATGTGGATATAGAGTCAAAATCTAAAGGGAAAAAGATTATTAATGCTTTAACTTTAATTATATCTTTATTTATAGCTTTAAATTTTTCATTAGGATATTGGGATAAGATATTAGAGTTTATGAATAGTTCTAAGTTTAATGTGAAAGATCCTATTTTCAATATGGATATATCATTTTTTATATTTAAACTGCCATTAATAGAATCAATTTATAACAGTCTATTATCATTATTAATACTTTTAGCTGTTATTACTGTTATTGTATATATGTTTTTAAATATTAAAGATAGGGTTACTTTAGGACACAAAATAGACAGAAATTTTATAAATATCAATAATTTTAAAAGTGGAATCACTAAATTTGCAGGAAAACAACTAGCTATCTTAGGTGCCTTACTTTTATTATGTATATCAGTAGGATATTTAATAAAGGCTTGGAATTTGTCATATTCCCCAAGAGGGGTTGCCTTTGGGGCAAGTTATACTGACACTAAGATAACATTAAAATTTTATATAGCAATATCTATAGTATCTATAATTTCATCCATAATTGTAGCCTTTAGTATATTAAAATCAAAAGTTAAACCAATTATTTCATGTGTTATTTTAATAGCTGTACTGGTAATTTCAGAAAGAGTAGTATCTGGTGCGTGGCAAATGTTAGTTGTTAAATCTAATGAAAGACGTCTTGAAACACCTTTTATAGAATATAACATGAAGTACACTAAAAAGGCTTTTGGAATTGCAAACGTAAAGGAACAGCTATACCCATTAACTAATGTTCTTAATAAGAAATCTTTAGAGAATAATAAAGAAACAATAAACAATATAAAAATAAATTCAGTTGGTCAGGCCTTAGAATTTTATAATCAAGTTGAAAGTAAGAAGAATTATTATATCTTTAATGACATTGATATAGATAGATATAAGATAAATGGAAAATATAATCAAGTGTTTATAGCTCCTAGAGAAATAGATTATGAAAAGCTACAAGAGAAGGCAAATACATGGCAAAATAAGCATTTAACATATACTCATGGATATGGGGTTGTTATGAGCAAGGTTAATTCTGTAACAGCTGAGGGAAAACCTGATTTTGTAATAAAAGATATGCCGCTTGTAAATACCTCTGGAGTTGAAATAAAGGACCCTAGAATTTATTATGGTGAAAAAACTAATGAATATGCAATAGTAAACACTAAATTAAATGAAATGGATTATTTAAAAGATAGTGGAGAAAATGCAACAAAAAATTATGATGGAGATTCAGGAATAAAAATGTCTTTTATTAATAGAATATTATTTGCTATTAATAAGGGGGATATGAAGTTCTTATTATCAAGCGACATAACAAGTGATAGCAGAATTTTAATGAATAGAAACATAGTAAATAGAGTTAAAAAAATAGCTCCATTTTTAAAGTATGATAATAATCCTTATATAGTTATAAATAACGGGAAATTATATTGGGTAATAGATGCTTATACTGTATCAAATGCATATCCTTTCTCAGAACCTATAGGAGATATTAATTACATGAGAAATTCTGTTAAAGTAATAATTGATGCAGTAAATGGAACAACTAATTTTTATATTATAGATAAAAACGACCCTATTATATCTACTTATTCTAAAATATTTCCTGGGTTATTTAAAAATGAAAGCGAAATAAAAGAAGGATTTAGAGAACATTTTAAATATCCACAAGATTATTTTGCTATTCAGTGTAAAGCTATGGAAAGATACCATGTTAAAAATTCAGGCACATTTTTCTCAGGACAAAACGTATGGGATGTTGCAAAGACACAGAAAGATATAGATGGAAAAAAATCAGTAAATGAAGCATCTTATTTAATTATGAAATTACCTGGTGAAAAGAATGAAGAGATGATTTTACTTCAATACTTTAATCAATATCAAAGGGAAAATATGATAGCTTTATTTGGAGCTAGAATGGATAATTCCAACTATGGAAACCTAGTATTATATAAATTCCCAACAACTAAGAGTGAAACTGTAAATAGCCCTATTTTGTTTAAGCAAAAGATTAAGCAAGACACTACAATATCAAAGGAACTTTCACTTTGGGATGCTAAAGGTTCTCAGGTTCAATTTGGGGATACAATGATAATACCTATTGATAATTCTCTTCTTTATGTAGAACCTCTTTATTTAAGAGCAGATTCAGAGAGAAGTATTCCAGAGATGAAAAGGGTAATTGTAGCTTACGGAGATAAGTTAATTCTAGCAGAAAATATAGAAAAGGCACTATCACAGTTATTTGATTATGATAAAAAAAATGATGCTAAAGAAGAGGTAATTTTAAATAAAAAAGAGAGCGTTCCAGATGAGTTAAAAGACGCTAAAGAATTATATGAAAAAGCTATTGAAGCACAGAAACAGGGAAACTGGGCAGAATATGGAGAAAATATAAAGCGACTTGGTGATATTTTAAACAAATTAAACCATCCAAAATAA
- a CDS encoding HDIG domain-containing metalloprotein, with amino-acid sequence MIQRVKQFYMAITCKITDEDKKFIETYLNKNEKEVFYKLSVSEQCHCVRVAKDIKNCMSNKTNHLKYQLSKEELIKVALLHDIGKINCNLNVFEKSILVLLNKFTKGKLKKFNNIKKVDVYYNHGIMGKNILNKMQYSERFLYLVKNHHNNDIIEDMELDMIKKCDDRN; translated from the coding sequence ATGATTCAGAGAGTAAAACAATTTTATATGGCTATTACATGTAAAATAACTGATGAGGATAAAAAATTTATAGAAACATATTTAAATAAAAATGAAAAAGAAGTGTTTTATAAACTATCAGTAAGTGAGCAATGCCACTGTGTTAGAGTTGCAAAAGATATTAAGAATTGTATGTCTAATAAAACTAATCATTTAAAATATCAACTTTCTAAAGAAGAACTAATTAAAGTTGCATTGCTTCATGACATAGGAAAAATAAACTGTAATTTAAATGTCTTTGAAAAATCTATACTTGTGTTATTAAATAAATTTACAAAAGGAAAATTAAAAAAATTTAATAATATAAAAAAAGTAGATGTTTATTATAATCACGGCATTATGGGAAAAAACATCTTAAATAAAATGCAATATAGTGAAAGATTTTTGTATTTAGTTAAAAACCACCATAATAATGATATAATAGAAGATATGGAATTAGATATGATAAAAAAATGTGACGATAGAAATTAA